A single region of the Catenulispora sp. GP43 genome encodes:
- a CDS encoding universal stress protein — translation MTGPVVVGVDDFEHGDRLIAVAVREAELRGVALWLAHAYHGYAPVTQGVPPGFTPEQILRDAAEEQLSVIAAKVRAEHPDLHVEIAAMSGPAAPALAQLANLASLLVVGGRGRGGLTGQLLGSVSLGVLAHAHGPVLVARGSCERATQRVMLGIDVAQDPRTGPEVLEFAFKEAARRSAILYAFYAWEDPADLYAYGAKIFTHAQHAAALKHGRERLETALAPWKQMFPRVQVTADVVAGLPAKLLVEATGLADLVVIGGRAHEGRDGMRVGAIAHTVLHHADCPVAIIPEN, via the coding sequence ATGACCGGACCCGTGGTCGTCGGCGTCGACGACTTCGAACACGGCGACCGCCTGATCGCCGTGGCCGTCCGGGAGGCGGAGCTGCGCGGCGTTGCGCTGTGGCTGGCCCACGCCTACCACGGCTACGCCCCGGTGACCCAGGGCGTCCCGCCGGGCTTCACACCCGAGCAGATACTGCGCGACGCAGCCGAGGAACAGTTGAGCGTGATCGCGGCGAAGGTCCGCGCGGAGCACCCTGACCTGCATGTGGAGATCGCTGCCATGTCCGGCCCGGCAGCTCCGGCCCTGGCACAGCTGGCGAACCTGGCCTCGCTGTTGGTCGTCGGCGGCCGGGGCCGCGGTGGCCTGACCGGGCAGCTGCTGGGATCGGTGTCGCTGGGCGTGCTCGCCCACGCCCACGGCCCGGTGCTGGTGGCACGCGGCTCCTGCGAGCGGGCCACGCAACGCGTCATGCTCGGCATCGACGTCGCCCAGGATCCGCGCACGGGCCCGGAAGTCCTGGAGTTCGCGTTCAAGGAGGCCGCCCGCCGCTCCGCCATCCTGTATGCCTTCTACGCCTGGGAGGACCCTGCGGATCTCTACGCCTACGGCGCGAAGATCTTCACGCACGCCCAGCACGCCGCGGCGCTGAAGCACGGCCGGGAAAGGCTGGAGACGGCGCTGGCGCCCTGGAAGCAGATGTTCCCCCGGGTACAGGTGACCGCCGATGTTGTGGCCGGGCTGCCGGCCAAGCTGCTCGTGGAAGCCACCGGCCTGGCCGACCTGGTGGTCATCGGTGGCCGCGCGCACGAGGGCAGGGACGGAATGCGAGTCGGCGCGATCGCCCACACGGTGCTGCACCACGCGGACTGCCCGGTCGCGATCATTCCCGAGAACTGA
- a CDS encoding pyridoxamine 5'-phosphate oxidase family protein: MTVGQRMERFTEAEALDLAATVPVGRIVYSRYALPAVFIVNFRLDGRDPVFRTRKGSMFGAGVAETVVAFEVDRIDEAAHEGWYVTFLGRAKLITSPAEQTRLAGLGVDPWAPGERERYIKIATEKVVARRSRTTPTTSTTGESRWRESWAARHGTLLGPMSQTRRHAVPCHVIAGSDGPRRERVPTLPHVHIQTLGHHHRRGRRTAGGHPAHRLRSRHLNGRVQPGDTAGTDQGQRG; the protein is encoded by the coding sequence ATGACCGTGGGACAGCGCATGGAGCGCTTCACAGAGGCCGAGGCCTTGGACCTCGCCGCGACTGTACCGGTCGGCCGGATCGTCTACAGCCGCTACGCGCTGCCGGCTGTCTTCATCGTCAACTTCCGGCTGGACGGCCGCGACCCGGTGTTCCGGACCCGCAAGGGCTCGATGTTCGGCGCCGGCGTGGCCGAGACCGTCGTCGCCTTCGAAGTCGACCGGATCGACGAGGCGGCACACGAGGGCTGGTATGTGACCTTCCTGGGCCGCGCCAAGCTGATCACCAGCCCGGCTGAGCAGACCCGGCTGGCCGGGCTGGGCGTCGATCCGTGGGCGCCGGGCGAGCGGGAGCGCTACATCAAGATCGCGACCGAGAAGGTCGTCGCGCGGCGATCCCGCACCACCCCGACGACGAGCACGACGGGTGAGAGCCGGTGGCGGGAGTCCTGGGCGGCCCGGCACGGCACGCTCCTGGGACCGATGAGCCAAACACGGCGGCACGCAGTGCCCTGTCACGTGATAGCGGGGTCTGACGGACCGCGCCGGGAGAGGGTTCCGACGTTGCCGCATGTCCACATACAAACTCTCGGACACCATCACCGACGAGGCCGCCGTACTGCTGGCGGACATCCTGCCCACCGCCTACGAAGTCGGCACCTCAACGGCCGGGTACAGCCCGGCGACACCGCCGGAACTGATCAGGGACAGAGAGGATGA
- a CDS encoding SRPBCC family protein, with product MYRKWPAALLAGGLLGFAAAAYPALWRDRCLNWGARDDEVSREMPGDKLLPEAPVVTTRAIGVAAPASAIWPWLVQMGPGRGGAYTYDWIENLLGLNMHSADEIVPGLQTLAAGDEIPLGDKLRMRVEVLEPEHAMVMRSDDGTWVWAFGLYPEAPSAPGAGLTRLVSRNRIQDPRTGMVASALSMYLMEPGSLVMERKMLHGIKERAERLAS from the coding sequence ATGTATCGGAAGTGGCCGGCGGCACTGCTCGCCGGCGGCCTGCTCGGCTTCGCCGCCGCGGCCTACCCGGCCCTGTGGCGGGACCGCTGCTTGAACTGGGGCGCCCGGGACGACGAGGTCTCCCGGGAGATGCCCGGCGACAAGCTCCTGCCCGAGGCCCCGGTGGTGACCACCAGGGCGATCGGCGTCGCCGCGCCCGCCTCGGCGATCTGGCCGTGGCTGGTGCAGATGGGGCCCGGACGCGGCGGCGCCTACACCTACGACTGGATCGAAAACCTTCTCGGCCTGAACATGCACAGCGCGGACGAGATCGTCCCCGGACTCCAAACCCTCGCCGCCGGCGACGAGATCCCGCTCGGTGACAAGCTGCGAATGCGCGTCGAAGTCCTCGAACCCGAACACGCGATGGTGATGCGCTCCGATGACGGCACATGGGTATGGGCATTCGGGCTCTACCCCGAGGCCCCGTCGGCGCCGGGCGCCGGCCTGACCCGTCTGGTCAGCCGCAACCGGATCCAGGACCCGAGGACCGGCATGGTGGCCAGCGCGTTGTCCATGTACCTCATGGAGCCGGGCAGCCTGGTCATGGAGCGGAAGATGCTGCACGGGATCAAGGAACGGGCCGAGCGTCTTGCTTCCTGA
- a CDS encoding FtsX-like permease family protein encodes MSATGTNDWTTGGWKTGGWKTGSWRLAGLRRRPGPVVGTLIAATLTAVLIIAALSVLWSHTPASPGRLASADVVVAGDTKVRSADISVPLPAYRGVPETLAADLARVPGVAAATGETGFPSGTHRPGVVDLVAVKAAPGVGPGTLAARIKTALPGGAGYTIATGADRGDLADPTVAIDRSTGNEFASAVFPLLIGSALFALAGTTALSVNMRRGRFALLRAIGAKRGQIRTAILLEQALIALAGTLLGFLPGTLLGFAAVDILAGHGILPPGATASVELRVIPIVLAILLPVCVLSGMAAARRASRVSPAQAVREGQTESRRPGVIRTLLGLGVAAGVVVLDFATMNQNGAGGQLSLAMPMLLLGMTAAALLGPVLVRLSVAVLRPLVRSGPSARLALAGIRALPRRTSSAIVPVAMAVAMTGAVQFSDTTIAHATTTQAARSVTAEHLLEGPGLDAVAADRIRALPGVTAVAGVETTDLVVSDPDLRSAGGAVLSAGPVGGLLDLGVTAGSLAELKPGQIALSALEASPDAMKVRVGSKVKVYLPDGTPYSGTVSAIYARSLALGDVLLPEAAATGHTGTAAAYNRILVDGGDAGQLKSVAATLPGVQVVDKQGADARVQKDNAMNNFGDNLILAVIAVLAAATMINTLVVSTLERRRQVHMLGRIGAERRQLRAMFAWQAGFVALGGIAVGAVVCAGTLAAVDRAFTGSPAPHVPAGNAVLIAVGVAALAVVPIMATFRRLVRG; translated from the coding sequence ATGAGCGCGACCGGGACGAACGACTGGACCACCGGCGGCTGGAAGACCGGCGGCTGGAAAACCGGCAGCTGGCGCCTTGCAGGCCTGCGCCGTCGCCCCGGCCCCGTCGTCGGAACCCTGATAGCCGCCACCCTCACCGCCGTCCTCATCATCGCCGCCTTGTCCGTCCTGTGGTCGCATACCCCAGCGTCGCCCGGCCGGCTGGCAAGCGCTGACGTCGTCGTGGCGGGCGACACCAAGGTGCGCAGCGCCGACATCAGCGTGCCGCTCCCGGCCTATCGCGGCGTTCCCGAGACGCTGGCCGCCGACCTGGCCCGGGTGCCCGGCGTCGCCGCGGCGACCGGCGAGACCGGCTTCCCCTCCGGAACGCACCGCCCGGGCGTCGTCGACCTCGTCGCGGTGAAGGCCGCGCCGGGTGTCGGTCCCGGCACGCTCGCCGCCCGGATCAAAACCGCCCTGCCCGGCGGCGCCGGTTACACGATCGCCACCGGCGCGGACCGCGGCGACCTCGCCGACCCGACGGTCGCCATCGACCGCAGCACCGGCAACGAGTTCGCGTCAGCCGTGTTCCCGCTGCTGATCGGCTCCGCCCTGTTCGCACTCGCCGGTACCACCGCGCTGTCGGTGAACATGCGCCGTGGCCGCTTCGCCCTGTTGCGCGCGATCGGCGCCAAACGCGGGCAGATACGCACCGCGATCCTGCTAGAGCAGGCGTTGATCGCGCTGGCCGGCACCCTGCTCGGCTTCCTGCCGGGCACGCTTCTGGGCTTCGCCGCCGTCGACATCCTGGCCGGCCACGGGATCCTCCCACCCGGCGCCACGGCCTCGGTCGAGCTCCGAGTCATCCCGATCGTGCTGGCGATCCTGCTGCCGGTCTGTGTGCTCAGCGGAATGGCCGCGGCCCGCCGCGCGTCCCGCGTCAGCCCGGCGCAGGCGGTGCGGGAGGGGCAGACGGAGTCGCGGCGGCCCGGCGTGATCCGCACGCTGCTCGGGCTGGGCGTGGCGGCTGGCGTCGTCGTCCTGGACTTCGCCACCATGAACCAGAACGGTGCGGGCGGCCAGCTCTCCCTGGCGATGCCGATGCTGCTGCTCGGCATGACCGCGGCCGCGCTGCTCGGCCCGGTCCTCGTCCGGCTGTCCGTCGCGGTGCTGCGTCCCCTCGTCCGCAGCGGCCCGTCGGCCCGGCTCGCCCTGGCCGGTATAAGGGCTCTGCCGCGCCGGACGTCGTCCGCGATCGTCCCGGTCGCCATGGCGGTGGCCATGACCGGCGCGGTGCAGTTCTCCGACACCACGATCGCGCACGCGACGACGACCCAGGCCGCGCGCTCCGTCACCGCCGAGCACCTCCTCGAAGGCCCCGGCCTGGACGCCGTGGCCGCCGACCGGATCCGGGCGCTGCCGGGCGTGACGGCGGTCGCCGGCGTCGAGACGACGGACCTGGTGGTGTCAGACCCGGATCTGCGGTCCGCGGGCGGCGCGGTCCTGTCCGCCGGCCCGGTCGGCGGCCTGCTCGACCTCGGCGTCACCGCCGGCAGCCTCGCCGAGCTCAAGCCCGGCCAGATCGCCCTGAGCGCGCTGGAGGCCTCCCCGGACGCCATGAAGGTGCGCGTCGGATCGAAGGTCAAGGTGTACCTCCCGGACGGCACGCCCTACTCCGGAACGGTCAGCGCGATCTACGCACGCTCGCTCGCCCTCGGCGACGTCCTCCTCCCGGAGGCGGCCGCGACCGGCCACACCGGCACCGCCGCGGCCTACAACCGGATCCTGGTGGACGGCGGCGACGCCGGACAGCTCAAGTCCGTAGCGGCGACACTGCCCGGGGTACAGGTGGTCGACAAGCAGGGCGCCGACGCGCGGGTGCAGAAAGACAACGCGATGAACAACTTCGGTGACAACCTCATCCTCGCGGTGATCGCCGTGCTCGCCGCGGCCACGATGATCAACACCCTGGTGGTGTCCACCCTGGAGCGCCGCCGGCAGGTGCACATGCTGGGCCGCATCGGGGCCGAGCGGCGGCAGCTCAGAGCGATGTTCGCCTGGCAGGCTGGGTTCGTGGCCCTGGGCGGTATCGCCGTGGGTGCCGTCGTGTGCGCGGGGACCCTGGCAGCCGTGGACCGCGCGTTCACCGGCAGCCCGGCGCCGCACGTCCCGGCCGGGAACGCCGTCCTGATCGCGGTGGGCGTCGCCGCCCTGGCCGTCGTGCCGATCATGGCGACGTTCCGCAGGCTGGTTCGCGGCTAG
- a CDS encoding ABC transporter ATP-binding protein codes for MTATTTGAPFAGYEYEHPVAPVRLDGVTKYYGRGRGRVTALDGVSLAFAAGSFTAVLGASGSGKSTLLQCAAGLEKPSSGSVHLCGKDLEALSDRRQTVLRRQRIGFVFQGLNLVPELTIAENIALPLRLGHRRVERDGIADAAARVGLTAGHLRRLPSELSGGQQQRAAIARALVSRPEVIFADEPTGALDPYTAHNVLSLLRETADGATVVIVTHDPQVVRFCDQAVFVDGGRIEAVVTAPDPAMVAARLYEYGARADARAAYGARKAGVSAAAAAVAAEGGDR; via the coding sequence ATGACCGCAACCACAACTGGCGCGCCTTTCGCAGGATACGAATACGAACACCCCGTCGCCCCGGTCCGTCTGGACGGCGTGACCAAGTACTACGGACGGGGCCGCGGGCGGGTGACCGCGCTGGACGGGGTGTCGCTCGCGTTCGCGGCCGGGTCGTTCACCGCCGTGCTGGGGGCGTCCGGATCCGGGAAGTCGACGCTGCTGCAGTGCGCCGCGGGACTGGAGAAGCCGAGCTCGGGTTCGGTGCACCTGTGTGGCAAGGACCTCGAGGCGCTGTCCGATCGGCGACAGACGGTGTTGCGGCGGCAGCGGATCGGGTTCGTGTTCCAGGGGCTGAACTTGGTCCCGGAACTGACGATCGCCGAGAACATCGCGTTGCCACTGCGGCTGGGCCACCGGCGGGTGGAGCGGGACGGGATCGCGGACGCGGCGGCGCGCGTCGGACTGACCGCCGGGCATCTGCGGCGGCTGCCGTCGGAGCTGTCGGGCGGGCAGCAGCAGAGGGCGGCGATCGCGCGGGCGCTGGTCTCGCGGCCGGAGGTGATCTTCGCCGACGAGCCGACCGGCGCGCTCGACCCCTATACCGCGCACAACGTGCTGAGCCTGCTGCGGGAGACCGCCGACGGCGCGACAGTCGTGATCGTCACCCACGACCCGCAGGTCGTGCGCTTCTGCGATCAGGCGGTCTTCGTGGACGGCGGCCGGATCGAGGCGGTGGTGACCGCGCCCGATCCCGCGATGGTGGCCGCGCGGCTGTACGAGTACGGGGCCCGGGCGGACGCCCGCGCGGCGTATGGCGCGCGCAAAGCCGGCGTCAGCGCGGCTGCGGCTGCGGTTGCGGCTGAAGGCGGCGACCGATGA
- a CDS encoding DegT/DnrJ/EryC1/StrS family aminotransferase, which yields MIAFHSNSRQHAALAPEFERALRGFDLADDDAAARAMAAFETSLASYAGVGHAVGVASGTDAVTIALNCFSLPPGGEVITCDFGFYATAAAIVRAGFQPVFVDTAPDSYLMDPARVAEAITPQTVAIVAVHLFGEALPLTPLADLAREHGIALIEDCAQALGARDGDRPVGTVGAASAVSFNWTKHLGSQSNAGAVLTNDAQLAEMALALRSYGSTGGFRHDWLGLNSRINPFEALILDVKLPHLDGWIDRRAALAARYDRNFDGSPVGVPFSHAPGRHAHHKYTIRVADRDGLHAHLLERGVTTMACYPYLLHEHGAFDHHPHRAEPAPNAAALTGSVLALPVFPELTDDEIDGISELILGYVKEHS from the coding sequence TTGATCGCGTTCCATTCCAACAGTCGTCAGCACGCCGCTCTGGCCCCCGAGTTCGAACGAGCCCTGCGCGGCTTCGACCTCGCCGACGACGACGCAGCGGCCCGGGCCATGGCGGCGTTCGAGACATCGCTGGCGAGCTACGCCGGCGTCGGTCACGCGGTGGGAGTGGCCTCGGGCACCGATGCGGTGACCATCGCGCTCAACTGCTTCAGCCTGCCGCCCGGCGGCGAGGTGATCACGTGCGACTTCGGCTTCTACGCCACAGCCGCCGCCATCGTCCGCGCCGGTTTCCAGCCGGTCTTCGTCGATACCGCCCCCGACTCGTACCTGATGGACCCCGCGCGCGTCGCCGAGGCGATCACACCGCAGACCGTGGCGATCGTCGCGGTCCACCTGTTCGGCGAGGCACTGCCGCTGACCCCGCTGGCGGACCTGGCCCGCGAGCACGGCATCGCACTGATCGAGGACTGCGCCCAGGCCTTGGGCGCCCGCGACGGCGACCGCCCGGTGGGCACGGTCGGCGCGGCATCGGCCGTGAGCTTCAACTGGACCAAGCACCTGGGCAGCCAGTCCAACGCCGGCGCGGTCCTGACGAACGACGCACAACTGGCCGAGATGGCCCTGGCCCTACGCTCCTACGGCTCGACGGGCGGCTTCCGGCACGACTGGCTCGGCCTCAACAGCAGGATCAACCCCTTCGAGGCCCTGATCCTCGATGTGAAGCTGCCGCACCTGGACGGCTGGATCGACCGCCGCGCGGCCTTGGCGGCGCGCTACGACCGCAACTTCGACGGCTCACCGGTGGGCGTCCCGTTCAGCCACGCACCGGGCCGGCACGCCCACCACAAGTACACGATCCGGGTCGCAGACCGCGACGGTCTACACGCGCACCTGCTGGAGCGCGGCGTCACCACCATGGCCTGCTACCCGTACCTGCTACACGAGCACGGCGCGTTCGACCACCACCCGCACCGCGCCGAGCCGGCCCCGAACGCGGCCGCGCTCACCGGCTCGGTGCTGGCGCTGCCGGTGTTCCCCGAGCTGACCGACGACGAGATAGACGGTATCAGTGAACTGATTCTGGGCTACGTCAAAGAGCATTCCTGA
- a CDS encoding radical SAM/SPASM domain-containing protein, giving the protein MTSPDELKLYDIARPGNRADLPVVALDEAHAPNKMLAHPDLVRKFVAGEDFRPIHMRIGIMGACNMRCNFCNFHSPNEENFYDLFSFKDSIPTAKASGLMREFAATGGRAVTFCGSGECTIHPGYTEICQAAHDAGLRIGLITNGSRLGVDKVADCVAATHTWVRIGMNAGSEENFNRITRDHDQTYATFGDTPRRLRDAAVDPEFRVGFNFVITAENYHEIRPAAELAARSGAHYIRFEPEFYSALGHQTVEDIMAEVSEALNEVAGLSTEEFEVSIPKLDRGPMDQVEEVEGDFEHCHYSRFVTAVGADGNLYPCPQVHLNSRYLIGNVLEDGYLQVLEGGKRAEWEESNPRRTDLCKSCFYRPQNELLEWVKRGNVHLDEVLDTYAIEIPRTLHADFV; this is encoded by the coding sequence TTGACATCGCCCGACGAACTCAAGCTCTACGACATCGCCCGGCCCGGCAACCGAGCCGACCTGCCGGTCGTCGCACTCGACGAGGCGCACGCCCCGAACAAGATGCTCGCCCATCCCGACCTGGTGCGGAAGTTCGTCGCCGGCGAGGACTTCCGGCCGATCCACATGCGGATCGGCATCATGGGCGCCTGCAACATGCGCTGCAACTTCTGCAACTTCCACTCGCCGAACGAAGAGAACTTCTACGACCTGTTCTCCTTCAAGGACTCCATCCCCACCGCCAAGGCCTCCGGCCTGATGCGCGAGTTCGCCGCCACCGGCGGCCGCGCGGTGACCTTCTGCGGCAGCGGCGAGTGCACCATCCACCCCGGGTACACCGAGATCTGCCAGGCCGCGCACGATGCCGGCTTGCGGATCGGCCTGATCACCAACGGCTCCCGGCTCGGCGTGGACAAGGTCGCGGACTGTGTCGCCGCCACCCACACCTGGGTCCGCATCGGCATGAATGCGGGCAGCGAGGAGAACTTCAACCGGATCACCCGGGACCACGACCAGACCTACGCGACCTTCGGCGACACGCCCCGCCGCCTGCGCGACGCGGCCGTGGACCCCGAGTTCCGGGTGGGGTTCAACTTCGTGATCACGGCGGAGAACTACCACGAGATCCGGCCGGCCGCCGAGCTCGCGGCCCGCTCCGGCGCGCACTACATCCGGTTCGAGCCGGAGTTCTACTCGGCGCTCGGCCACCAGACGGTCGAGGACATCATGGCGGAGGTCTCCGAGGCGCTCAACGAGGTCGCGGGACTGAGCACCGAGGAGTTCGAGGTCTCCATCCCGAAGCTGGACCGCGGCCCGATGGACCAGGTGGAGGAGGTCGAGGGAGACTTCGAGCACTGCCACTACAGCCGGTTCGTCACGGCGGTCGGCGCCGACGGCAACCTCTACCCGTGTCCCCAGGTGCACCTGAACAGCCGATACCTCATCGGCAACGTCCTGGAGGACGGCTACCTCCAGGTCCTCGAAGGCGGTAAGCGCGCGGAGTGGGAGGAGAGCAATCCGCGCCGTACCGACCTGTGCAAGTCGTGCTTCTACCGCCCGCAGAACGAGCTTCTCGAATGGGTGAAGCGGGGCAACGTGCACCTCGACGAGGTCCTGGACACCTACGCCATCGAGATTCCGCGGACACTGCATGCCGACTTCGTCTGA
- a CDS encoding DegT/DnrJ/EryC1/StrS family aminotransferase, whose amino-acid sequence MPTSSDGFAASASAPAQADAGALGSPLPPVPPVPRLHPRPDRGGFEPWRRRVRAAVARLAAAPADLTGALQAELLATSTAAGLAHETYRIQAADIGFTAVLTRSQERPGPLPGVVVCPGRNAVAGQVAGAEAPDFPDRAVAARLAEAGFLTLTLDYGFAGSLDPDRLAGRDEAAVLAHQYAAIGRPLLGILARNAAIALRWLEGDGGAQPGRVGLFGHSLGGAVALHAALSLDRPVPVCTASHLGGYRILGYGHPALLLPGIARHADLADLYGALAPAPVQLQYGTLDPELDPADSAAAGAAVAGIYAAAGAGDLVELRELRMGHGTSVADAVGFFERTLGTDDAAGTQKRPTPIAGVRIHFDTAMREEVTDAVDEILDSGMLTLGAKVAEFERELEAWTGGPTVAVDSGSAALEMAMRRIDVAGRVVLTPVNTFYATAAAALRAGADVDFVDLEPEGLGMDPDALAERLSVYGSRVAAVVTVHIGGFVSPALPRIIELCHARGIPVIEDVAHAFGSALDGRRAGSIADHGAFSFYPTKVLTSAEGGAVTASDPEALDVMRRLRDHGRTKPGATTHDCLGSNWRMSEVHAAVGLAQLRVFGERVAQRAAIAERYDAWLAQVGGLRIVPPPPGCSTTWYKYIAELPEDVDRAALKARLRSQHGVALAGEVYDLLLTDQPIFSALRAPGRFPQAERFAARHICLPIYAGLSVGDQERIVAALLKELT is encoded by the coding sequence ATGCCGACTTCGTCTGACGGCTTCGCGGCCTCGGCCTCGGCTCCGGCGCAGGCCGACGCGGGCGCGCTCGGGTCGCCGCTGCCGCCGGTGCCGCCGGTGCCGAGGCTGCATCCGCGGCCCGACCGCGGCGGGTTCGAGCCCTGGCGCCGACGCGTCCGCGCCGCCGTCGCCCGGCTCGCAGCGGCACCCGCCGACCTCACTGGAGCGCTTCAGGCCGAGCTGCTGGCGACGTCGACGGCAGCGGGCCTGGCGCATGAGACGTACCGGATCCAGGCGGCCGACATCGGATTCACCGCGGTTCTCACGCGGTCGCAGGAGCGGCCCGGACCCCTGCCCGGCGTCGTCGTGTGTCCCGGCCGCAACGCCGTGGCCGGCCAGGTCGCGGGAGCGGAGGCGCCGGACTTCCCGGACCGCGCGGTCGCGGCGCGGCTCGCCGAAGCCGGATTCCTGACGCTGACCCTCGACTACGGCTTCGCCGGCAGCCTGGATCCGGACCGGCTGGCCGGCCGCGACGAGGCCGCCGTCCTGGCTCATCAGTACGCTGCGATCGGTCGGCCGCTGCTGGGCATCCTGGCCCGCAACGCCGCGATCGCACTGCGCTGGCTGGAGGGCGACGGTGGCGCGCAGCCGGGTCGCGTCGGCCTGTTCGGGCACAGCCTCGGCGGCGCCGTCGCGCTGCACGCGGCGCTTTCGCTCGACCGCCCGGTGCCGGTCTGCACCGCGAGCCACCTGGGCGGGTACCGGATCCTCGGCTACGGGCATCCGGCCCTGCTGCTGCCCGGCATCGCGCGGCACGCGGACCTGGCCGACCTGTACGGTGCGCTGGCGCCGGCTCCTGTGCAGCTGCAATACGGGACGCTCGACCCCGAGCTCGACCCGGCCGACAGCGCGGCGGCCGGCGCGGCGGTCGCCGGGATCTACGCGGCGGCCGGTGCCGGCGACCTCGTCGAACTGCGCGAGCTGCGCATGGGGCACGGCACGTCGGTCGCGGACGCTGTCGGGTTCTTCGAACGCACGCTGGGCACCGACGACGCTGCCGGCACACAGAAGCGGCCGACTCCGATCGCCGGCGTCCGCATCCATTTCGACACCGCGATGCGCGAGGAAGTCACCGACGCGGTCGACGAGATCCTCGATTCCGGCATGCTGACGCTCGGGGCGAAGGTCGCCGAGTTCGAGAGGGAACTCGAAGCGTGGACCGGCGGGCCCACGGTGGCGGTCGACTCCGGCTCGGCTGCGCTGGAAATGGCGATGCGCCGGATCGACGTGGCCGGCCGCGTCGTCCTGACCCCGGTCAACACGTTCTACGCCACCGCCGCGGCCGCGCTGCGAGCCGGCGCCGACGTCGACTTCGTGGACCTCGAACCTGAGGGCCTGGGCATGGACCCGGACGCGCTGGCCGAACGGCTGAGCGTCTACGGATCGCGGGTCGCGGCCGTCGTCACAGTGCACATCGGCGGCTTCGTCTCCCCGGCGCTGCCCCGGATCATCGAGCTCTGCCACGCCCGCGGCATTCCGGTGATCGAGGACGTCGCGCACGCCTTCGGCAGCGCACTGGACGGCCGGCGGGCCGGGTCGATCGCCGACCACGGCGCCTTCTCCTTCTACCCGACGAAGGTCCTGACCTCCGCCGAAGGCGGTGCCGTCACGGCGTCCGACCCGGAAGCGCTGGACGTCATGCGCAGGCTGCGCGACCACGGTCGCACCAAGCCCGGCGCGACCACCCACGACTGCCTGGGCAGCAACTGGCGGATGAGCGAAGTCCACGCCGCAGTCGGCCTGGCCCAGCTCCGGGTGTTCGGTGAGCGGGTCGCTCAGCGCGCCGCCATCGCAGAGCGCTACGACGCGTGGCTGGCACAGGTCGGCGGGCTGCGAATCGTCCCGCCTCCGCCCGGCTGCTCGACCACTTGGTACAAGTACATCGCCGAGTTGCCCGAGGACGTGGACCGTGCGGCGCTGAAGGCGAGACTGCGCTCGCAGCACGGTGTGGCGCTGGCCGGTGAGGTCTACGACCTGCTGCTCACTGATCAGCCGATCTTCTCCGCGCTGCGTGCACCGGGCCGGTTCCCGCAGGCCGAGCGGTTCGCCGCGCGCCACATCTGCCTGCCGATCTACGCCGGCCTGTCCGTCGGGGACCAGGAACGGATCGTCGCGGCGTTGCTCAAGGAACTGACATGA